The proteins below are encoded in one region of Hordeum vulgare subsp. vulgare chromosome 3H, MorexV3_pseudomolecules_assembly, whole genome shotgun sequence:
- the LOC123444141 gene encoding uncharacterized protein LOC123444141: MSGGASKRFGENEDFELLLSKSDIRESSYRKHSLWMAHWTRDGHSAEPQNSKSCSPFEEIDDVGYSKDCGNLPFELMKARMAERLMAGVSHGGASSGNTQQFSSNMWGIAHDVCQEVQCKNTDQFNRPFERSMVQKNLNVYAAKTVISERFSVHKPSDLSVDSRKPLSSDNLSSEWSHFPMFAINRKIDSILNPRRSALSASSDKIFVPQNNLKANISASNTMAFSSKEYQFHTHQVTDENMIHCKSAGVIQPCQDDRLGLNSDHAGSKLKGHLSIEESCSCSKDETNSLGSPSKGSPYQSSKNKDIFSASRKDDAIVEPVLEQKLGTSERCQEQQDLEEVVFYEPALDREYQMKSVDASFIGKGIDVDINGQGVTFPNLLQGKHQYQSTCKVDSAVNFTEISKLRDKIENAPAMKRKGEALACRKPPRQKLTHNKQKGSCLFEMLTLPSKSHLTCSKDPTYSVNSLSNTSRCSLETQKQFSTKTDTLYSDTNDASKSIAGFVSTSTQKDSGYPDSEKTERVVSSSTKRVSSCCEGNETINMNLEHQNSYSKATCASKQEWSIPKTSSMNLDLVLFQMSRMRNPISKAPTESPVCSDPSDKWLKRLKCDSSDPHVPCSKKPKTGDITTPGGACTVFGQVLDYKRDSACMIKQVKEDQVVHGTLMDQQNQDASPMSTKGLNHWIGRWCQGGTPSFHGASSPGKQSRKSNTPPDCLEGQFPSIAAMAMMGRVMNKLRPCELEKRGPSVVWKTEGL; encoded by the exons ATGTCAGGTGGTGCTTCCAAAAGATTTGGTGAGAATGAAGACTTTGAACTTCTGCTGAGCAAAAGTGATATCAGAGAATCATCTTACCGCAAACACTCCCTGTGGATGGCACACTGGACAAGAGATGGCCACAGTGCAGAACCTCAAAATAGCAAGAGCTGTAGTCCGTTTGAGGAGATCGATGATGTCGGATATTCAAAAGATTGTGGGAATTTACCTTTTGAGCTCATGAAAGCTAGGATGGCTGAAAGGTTGATGGCTGGAGTGAGCCATGGAGGTGCATCTTCCGGGAATACACAGCAATTCAGTTCTAATATGTGGGGTATAGCACATGATGTTTGCCAAGAAGTTCAATGCAAGAATACTGATCAGTTTAATAGGCCTTTCGAAAGATCTATGGTACAGAAAAATCTGAACGTATATGCTGCTAAGACAGTGATATCAGAAAGATTTTCTGTACATAAGCCTTCAGATTTATCTGTGGATTCTCGTAAACCTTTGAGCTCTGACAATCTGAGTTCAGAATGGAGTCATTTTCCTATGTTTGCAATCAATAGGAAAATTGACAGTATACTCAACCCAAGACGGTCTGCTCTTTCTGCTTCATCTGATAAGATTTTTGTCCCACAAAATAATTTGAAGGCGAATATATCTGCATCTAATACAATGGCATTTTCATCAAAGGAATATCAGTTCCACACACACCAAGTAACTGATGAGAATATGATTCACTGCAAATCTGCAGGAGTCATCCAACCTTGTCAAGATGATCGTCTCGGTCTCAATTCTGACCATGCAGGAAGTAAACTGAAAGGACATTTGTCAATTGAAGAATCGTGCTCTTGCAGTAAGGATGAAACCAACTCCCTTGGTAGCCCATCAAAAGGGTCACCTTATCAGTCTAGCAAGAATAAAGACATATTTTCAGCAAGCAGAAAAGATGATGCAATTGTTGAACCTGTCTTGGAACAGAAGTTAGGAACATCTGAAAGATGCCAAGAACAACAGGATTTGGAGGAAGTGGTATTTTACGAGCCAGCACTAGATagagaataccaaatgaaatcagttGATGCTTCTTTCATTGGCAAGGGCATTGATGTGGACATTAATGGCCAAGGTGTGACATTTCCTAATTTGTTACAAGGTAAACACCAATATCAGAGTACATGCAAAGTGGATTCTGCTGTGAATTTCACAGAGATCTCCAAGTTACGGGATAAAATTGAAAATGCACCAGCAATGAAGAGGAAAGGTGAAGCATTGGCTTGTAGAAAACCACCAAGGCAAAAATTGACACATAACAAGCAAAAAGGGTCCTGCTTATTTGAAATGTTAACACTGCCATCTAAATCACATCTTACGTGCTCTAAAGATCCAACATATTCAGTGAATTCTCTCAGTAATACAAGCAGATGTTCGTTGGAAACACAGAAACAGTTCTCAACAAAAACTGATACATTGTACAGCGATACCAATGATGCATCAAAATCCATAGCAG GGTTTGTTTCAACATCAACACAAAAG GACTCTGGTTACCCAGACTCAGAAAAAACTGAACGGGTAGTCTCTTCCTCAACGAAAAGAGTGTCAAGCTGCTGTGAAGGAAATGAAACAATTAACATGAACTTAGAGCATCAAAACTCTTATTCCAAAGCAACTTGTGCTAGTAAGCAAGAATGGAGCATACCCAAAACGTCAAGCATGAATTTAGATCTAGTTCTTTTTCAAATGAGCAGAATGAGAAATCCGATTTCCAAGGCTCCAACTGAGTCACCAGTATGCTCAGATCCAAGTGACAAGTGGCTGAAACGCCTGAAATGTGATAGTTCAGATCCGCATGTTCCTTGTTCCAAGAAACCAAAGACTGGAGACATAACAACTCCTGGAGGAGCATGTACCGTGTTTGGTCAAGTGCTTGATTATAAGAGGGATAGTGCTTGCATGATCAAACAGGTGAAGGAGGACCAGGTGGTGCATGGAACATTGATGGACCAACAAAACCAAGATGCGTCTCCTATGTCAACAAAAGGTCTTAACCACTGGATAGGGAGGTGGTGCCAAGGTGGCACCCCTAGTTTTCATGGAGCTTCGAGTCCAGGAAAGCAATCGCGCAAGTCTAACACGCCACCTGATTGTCTTGAAGGTCAGTTTCCAAGCATCGCAGCGATGGCTATGATGGGGCGTGTAATGAACAAGCTCCGCCCTTGTGAACTTGAGAAGAGGGGTCCTTCTGTAGTGTGGAAGACAGAGGGGTTATGA